Part of the Pyricularia oryzae 70-15 chromosome 3, whole genome shotgun sequence genome, GTGATCCTTGCCTATAATGTGTGGTTCGATTCCGAATTTTGCCGCCGTTCATTCATTTGCCTACCAGATCATGCCTCTACCCGGGGACGTTTCTTTTTGCAATCGATTGCTTCCTTACCATGTTTGCTTATCTACTTTTGCAGACATCAGATACAAATAACGGAACATCTGGCTGACGTGCTCTGATGGAATTAATGTCGCCATGCCTTGACCACCAATGCGGCTCTCTTTCAGTTGTGTATTTGAACACTGCATACACGTCTCCCGTAGACTGGTCAATAATGTTGGTGATCAGCGTCGGTAATTACTATAGGTAGTATGTGCTCCATACAGTAGGAAAGAACTTCAAGTGGCATTGTGTTGATGCAACGCAACGCTACCCCAACAAACCCCCTCCCCCACATAGGCATTCGGCTCGCGTGCCCATTAATTACTATGTAGACTGTTTGGTCCAGTCTTTGGTTCTTCAATGACTTGAATGTCAGGCGTGGTGTAAACACACCCCTACTCCCAGATCACCTGCATTCAAAACTGCCCAGGAAGAATGCTTCGCATTAGGTGTAAGATGGACTGACTAGGCTAGCTTTGCCGCTCGCTGGTGTTTTCGCTGGTGCATCCGGTATCGGCAACTTTCGTCCTATGTCTATTTCCGCTATGGAGCttggttgttgctgttgttgtttttatcaCCGCTCGTCCCTTTTGGACTAAAAATTCGTTTTAAAACAGTCACCAGGTTTCCCATCCCTCGTGATAAACTTTCTCTACGCCCTAACAAATAGTGTCTACCTACTGCgactctagaactagactagtagCTGTTTGGATTTCTTTCCCCCTGGAATCGATGCACAAACGCTTTCCCTTTTCGAGTAATAAGGGTCTTTAGTTGCCAACAATCAGGGACCTAGCCAGCACTTTAGGCTGCGATGTTGTCTATGgtctttatctttttttctcctgggGCTGTCTTGCCCTCGGGTTACCCCATATGGATTGGAGAGGGGTAAACAAATGAGTGTTCGATTAAGCGTGCAGGCTGAACCGGCAGTGCGTGGAAAACTAGGATCATATCTCTTTCATGGATGCATGCAAATCCTGCACCTGTCTGTGGCCTAGACGTCTTCACACTGGAATCCACCACATTCATGCTTGCCTGCACGTTCTGCTCTTACTATGGTATACCATGTCTCCACGGCCCGCTGTTCCATCAATTCTCATCCCTTGGCGGCAGTCATTTGCTTGACAAGGTCAGGCTGTGCGCTTCATTGGATGGAGGTGCAGGCATTTCGGGCGAGACACGGAAGATATCACGCTAGGGTTTCCATCCAAAGACATGCAAGATGGCAAAAATCCCATTGGACATGGCACAGTGAGTATTTTTAATTGGACGGATACCAGGGGCAAGCAaacagagaagaagaaaaaaagggtgtTCCCTACTTTGATCTGCAACTACACGTACTTGGCATGGAGTAAGCAAAACAACACGCTGCCAACCTCAGCCGGCCAGTCCTGCGTATATCTTAGTGTACCGGTATCTTTCCCCACGAGTCTTGGTTTTACTATTATTATCGTGTTGTTCCGTCTCTTTTCAAAGTCATAGTATCATGGAATATCCATGTCTCACAACTACCTCAACGAGAACATACCTAGTAGTCAAGGCTGTTAGTCTAGATGGAATCTTCCGTTAGTGGATGTTGTACACACCCCCGCGATCGCTTTTGCAGGGATTGCTAAACGGGCCAAGCCGCTGCAAGAAATCGGGATTAATTAAATATATGAACATGAATGGTGGTGGCGACCGACGAACCCATACGGATATATCCATCAATCAATCCACCATCCAGAGGCTCTTCGTTTGTTACCAACGCCAGATTGACCAGTGATTCGACGTCGGTTAGCTCTCTGTGCTACAGGCAGCTTTTTTAGGTACCTAACTACCCCATTTGAGCCGCAGACTCTAAACCAGTGGAGAAAAGTTCCTTCTCATACGGTTGACGTATGTACGGGTCTTTGGTTATGTTATAATGAGCTCTTTCCCTTTTTGACTTCATCAACATAACTCACTATTCTCCGAAGCCCTGGAAATAGACAGGTGTGTTGCAAAACACATCACGGAGGACTTCAGGTCATGTCTTGCCAACCCTCTATATCTTTTTATAACCGTATGTCTAAGCCGGCTGCTTCAGATCATGGCATTTCGAGAGCAGCTAGAATAGTCACATCCTCCATACCATTGCCAACAACACCCCGCCTTAATGCGTGTAATGCATGACTCCATCTCCAATGACGCTCCATAACTCTTCCACAAACTCCTTCTGCCCCGACGTCGCGCCCCGGACGGCAAGGTACTTTCTCGACTCGATGGCCGGCTCCCAGTCGCCAGGGTTCCCACTGGCCATGATGCCTCCGGCCTCGGCGAGGATGCACCACCCTGCAGCGACGTCCCAGGCATAACAACCTCCCTCCCAGTACGCATCGAGCTGGCCGGCCGCCACGGCGCAGATGTTGAGCGCGGCGCTCCCGAGCGAGCGCAGCGAGTGGGCCATGCGCCCGCCGGCCTTTTGCGACGCCATAAGGTCGCGGAACACGCGGGCCCGGAGGTCAAAGTTGTTGCCGTCCCGCTCGGAGCCCCACTCGACGGCGATGAGCGCGGTCGACAGGCCGCCCAGCGGGGGCGCCGTCTTGGGATCAGCGGTCCTCAGCGGCAGCCGCCGCTTGGCCGCCGCGCCGTCGGGCAGGGTGATGCCCGAGGCGGCGAGGGACGCGTTGCGCTGCAAAAACGAGCCCTCGCCGCGAACCGCGGTGAACATCTCGTCCTGGAACGGGTTGTACACCACGCCGACGCTGGGCACGCGGTTGACCACGAAGCCCAGGCTGATGCATGCGTGGGGGAAGCCGTGGATGAAGTTTGTGGTGCCGTCGATCGGGTCCACCACAAAGGTTGGTCGGTCGGTCAGTTTGGTGGTGCCGGGTACGTACGTCTCCTCGCCGATAAAGTCAAACGACGAGTATGCGGCACGAAGCTTGGTGGAAACCATCTTCTCGATGGCCTGGTCCGTCTCGGTCACGATGTCGACGGCTGAGGGCCATCCTCGTCGATAGATTTATTTTAGTTGGATTGCTGCATCGACTAGGTGTCGAGAAGATCGGCCCGCGAGTCGGTTTACTTGTAGCCTTCGGCAGACTTACAATTGAGCTTTGTGTCCATCTTGGTCACGTCCATGTTGGCGCCTGTGATCATGCGACCGGCCTCAAAGGCTACGGCCACGAGAGATGCCTGAATCTCAGCGAGGTTGATATCCGACATCATGAGGTATTGAATATGAAGAGTTCAGTGTTTGCTGTTCTGTTCTTCGAGACGTAGGAAGTTATCATACATGGGGAAATAGTGGCTAGtcttacaaaaaaaaaaaaaaaaaaaaaaaaaaaaaaaaaaaaacgcgcGTGCTacagatgacgatgacgcagTGAGGTCCGACAATATGCGGGGGTTCAAGCTCTTTACTATAGTAGTCCCTACGGGATCTCCACTAAACCCTACCTTGCCCGCTGATACGACAATCAACCTTGCATTGCCAAGCCTCACTGTACCGTAAATCAAGCTTACGAGGGAGCCAGTTGAACGTGCAACTGCCAGTTGGTTTCATAGGTTGGGTGTAAACTCCAGAGATCCGATGCCTACCAAAATTGATACCTTACCCAATTCCCAAGCAACGTCTGAATTTCTTATCAAGTACAGGTCGAGGGGGTCGAGTATCATCACGACGTTGGCCGAGTCAAAAGAGGACGCAGAAGTGGTTATCTCAAAACGTCTTGACAAACATTAGCCTTCAAATTCAAGCCAACATGTCCGTCTTTCTCGGAGCCTCTAGCCAGATTTTATTTGAACTGTCGCAGATTGGGACTGAACTCAAGCAAGTGC contains:
- a CDS encoding inositol monophosphatase 2, producing the protein MMSDINLAEIQASLVAVAFEAGRMITGANMDVTKMDTKLNSVDIVTETDQAIEKMVSTKLRAAYSSFDFIGEETYVPGTTKLTDRPTFVVDPIDGTTNFIHGFPHACISLGFVVNRVPSVGVVYNPFQDEMFTAVRGEGSFLQRNASLAASGITLPDGAAAKRRLPLRTADPKTAPPLGGLSTALIAVEWGSERDGNNFDLRARVFRDLMASQKAGGRMAHSLRSLGSAALNICAVAAGQLDAYWEGGCYAWDVAAGWCILAEAGGIMASGNPGDWEPAIESRKYLAVRGATSGQKEFVEELWSVIGDGVMHYTH